One segment of Ahaetulla prasina isolate Xishuangbanna chromosome 9, ASM2864084v1, whole genome shotgun sequence DNA contains the following:
- the LOC131203897 gene encoding fumarylacetoacetate hydrolase domain-containing protein 2A-like, protein MLCPLSRALPFGFRLSWAWKVTGCRRISQLRGAMRLVQFQAKGSSPEPRIGLEERDGGDVVDLNAFDSSLPRTMRAFLEAGEAALAVARRAQQSGCPSLPRSEVALLAPITGPDKVICVGMNYVDHCLEQNVKIPKEPIIFNKFPSSIVGPYDAIVHPAETNEMDWEVELAFVIGKKGKHIQESAAMAHVAGFMVGHDVSSRDWQMKRNGKQWLLGKTFDTFCPLGPALVTKDSVSDPHNLGIRCRVNGELVQNSNTNQMIFKTEALVAWVSRFATLYPGDVFLTGTPPGVGVFRKPPTFLKKGDEVQCEIDELGTICNKVM, encoded by the exons ATGCTGTGTCCACTCTCAAGGGCTCTTCCCTTCGGCTTCAGGCTGAGCTGGGCTTGGAAGGTCACAGGGTGCCGGAGAATTTCCCAGCTGCGTGGAGCTATGAGGCTGGTTCAGTTCCAGGCCAAGGGCTCAAGCCCCGAGCCCCGGATTGGGCTGGAGGAACGAGATGGAGGAGATGTGGTGGACCTGAATGCTTTCGACTCATCCTTGCCCAGGACCATGAGGGCAttcctggaggcaggagaggcagcccTGGCAGTGGCCAGAAG AGCCCAGCAATCTGGCTGTCCTTCTCTGCCCCGGTCCGAAGTGGCCCTCTTGGCTCCCATCACCGGTCCGGATAAAGTGATCTGTGTCGGCATGAATTACGTGGACCATTGCCTGGAGCAGAACGTCAAGATCCCCAAGGAGCCGATCATCTTCAACAAGTTCCCCAGCTCCATCGTGGGACCCTACGATGCCATCGTCCACCCAGCGGAGACCAAT GAAATGGACTGGGAAGTTGAGCTGGCCTTTGTCATTGGGAAGAAAGGCAAACACATCCag GAATCTGCTGCGATGGCTCACGTGGCTGGATTCATGGTGGGCCACGACGTGAGTTCCCGAGACTGGCAGATGAAAAGGAACGGGAAGCAGTGGCTGTTAGGGAAGACCTTTGACACCTTTTGCCCGCTGGGCCCAGCTCTTGTGACCAAGGACTCCGTCTCAG aTCCTCACAATTTGGGCATCCGCTGCCGAGTGAACGGCGAACTCGTCCAGAACAGCAACACCaaccagatgatcttcaaaacgGAGGCTCTTGTTGCGTGGGTGTCCCG GTTTGCCACGTTGTACCCAGGAGATGTCTTCCTGACTGGGACACCACCGGGGGTTGGAGTTTTCCGGAAGCCACCCACTTTCCTCAAG AAAGGTGACGAAGTACAGTGTGAAATCGATGAGCTGGGAACCATCTGCAACAAGGTGATGTGA